Proteins encoded by one window of Phytohabitans houttuyneae:
- a CDS encoding magnesium transporter MgtE N-terminal domain-containing protein: MTTATRVYVARLAGLPVFDPNGDQVGRVRDAVVRLRTTNRPPQVVGLVAEMPLRRRIFLPMGRVTSIDTDAVELGTGTLNLRRFEKRPNELLVLEDLLDRRVTIEPDEVPGVVVDVAMEANRGGEWSLVRVAVREQTGRLTRRRGHLREVDWARARGLIGVPDTQGTANLLALLEGMRPADLANALQDMTDGRRNEVAAALDDERLADVLGELPEHDQVGILAALDRERAADVLEEMDPDDAADLLAELPRAEQEVLFELMEPEEADPVRQLMKYQKGTAGSVMTSEPVILTPDSTVAEALARIREPQLPPAVAAQIFVTRAPMATPTGRYLGIVHFQRLLREPPAEILGGVLDSGIDPLRPETPLVEVTRRMATYDLVALPVVDSANRLVGAVTVDDVLDHSLPPDWRDRDTPPGGDGG; encoded by the coding sequence GTGACCACGGCGACCAGGGTGTACGTCGCCCGGCTCGCCGGGCTCCCCGTGTTCGACCCGAACGGTGACCAGGTCGGTCGGGTCCGGGACGCGGTTGTGCGGCTGCGCACCACCAACCGGCCACCGCAGGTCGTCGGCCTGGTGGCGGAGATGCCGCTGCGCCGCCGCATCTTCCTGCCGATGGGTCGCGTCACCTCGATCGACACGGACGCCGTGGAGCTCGGCACCGGCACGCTCAACCTGCGCCGCTTCGAAAAGCGCCCAAACGAGCTACTGGTGCTCGAAGACCTGCTGGACCGGCGCGTCACGATCGAGCCGGACGAGGTGCCGGGCGTCGTCGTCGACGTGGCGATGGAGGCCAACCGGGGCGGCGAGTGGTCGCTGGTACGCGTCGCCGTGCGCGAGCAGACCGGCCGCCTCACCCGCCGCCGCGGGCACCTGCGCGAGGTCGACTGGGCGCGGGCGCGCGGGTTGATCGGGGTACCGGACACGCAGGGTACGGCCAACCTGCTCGCGCTGCTCGAAGGCATGCGCCCCGCCGACCTGGCCAACGCGCTGCAGGACATGACCGACGGGCGGCGCAACGAGGTGGCCGCCGCCCTCGACGACGAACGCCTCGCCGACGTGCTGGGTGAGCTGCCCGAGCACGACCAGGTGGGCATCCTCGCCGCGCTCGACCGTGAGCGGGCGGCCGACGTGCTGGAGGAGATGGACCCGGACGACGCGGCCGACCTGCTCGCCGAGCTACCCCGCGCCGAGCAGGAGGTGCTCTTCGAGCTGATGGAGCCGGAGGAGGCCGATCCGGTCCGCCAGCTGATGAAGTACCAGAAGGGGACGGCCGGCAGCGTGATGACGTCGGAGCCGGTGATCCTCACCCCGGACAGCACGGTGGCCGAGGCGCTGGCCCGCATCCGCGAGCCGCAGCTGCCGCCCGCCGTGGCCGCGCAGATCTTCGTCACCCGCGCGCCGATGGCCACCCCCACCGGGCGATATCTGGGCATCGTGCACTTCCAGCGGCTGCTCCGGGAGCCGCCCGCCGAGATACTCGGTGGGGTGCTGGACAGCGGCATCGACCCGCTACGGCCGGAGACGCCGCTGGTGGAGGTGACCCGGCGGATGGCGACGTACGACCTTGTCGCGCTGCCGGTGGTGGACAGCGCCAACCGGCTGGTCGGCGCGGTCACCGTCGACGACGTCCTCGACCACTCCCTGCCGCCGGACTGGCGTGACCGGGACACCCCGCCGGGAGGCGACGGTGGCTGA
- a CDS encoding DUF1003 domain-containing protein — translation MADTHRPGRLDQPREPRRVRLPRFNPESFGQWSEGIARYMGTAKFLVYMTVVILLWIGWNALAPASLRFDPYTFTFLTLVLSLQASYAAPLILLAQNRQADRDRVALEQDRRRAEMQKADTEYLAREIAALRIALGEVATRDFVRSELQRLGEEIAESQKRARKATKKKVPSEPYDELDSDAP, via the coding sequence GTGGCTGACACACACCGCCCCGGCCGTTTGGACCAGCCCCGCGAGCCGCGCCGGGTCCGCTTGCCGCGCTTCAACCCGGAGTCGTTCGGGCAGTGGTCGGAGGGCATCGCCCGGTACATGGGCACGGCGAAGTTCCTGGTCTACATGACCGTGGTGATCCTGCTGTGGATCGGCTGGAACGCGCTGGCGCCGGCGAGCCTGCGCTTCGACCCGTACACGTTCACGTTCCTGACGCTGGTGCTGTCGCTGCAGGCGTCGTACGCGGCGCCGCTGATCCTGCTCGCGCAGAACAGGCAGGCCGACCGCGACCGCGTGGCCTTGGAGCAGGATCGGCGGCGGGCGGAGATGCAGAAGGCGGACACGGAGTACCTGGCGCGCGAGATCGCGGCGCTGCGGATCGCACTTGGGGAGGTCGCGACCCGCGACTTCGTCCGTTCCGAGCTGCAGCGGCTCGGCGAGGAAATCGCGGAGTCGCAGAAACGTGCCCGCAAGGCCACGAAGAAGAAGGTGCCGTCCGAGCCGTATGACGAGCTGGACAGCGACGCCCCCTGA
- a CDS encoding preprotein translocase subunit TatB, producing MFENLNWWEIGALLLLALLIFGDKLPNVISDGLRMVRNLRNMARNATGDLSRELGTDIQLEDLHPKAFIRKHLLSEEDEEALRKPLRGIYDTVKTDLNGVKDEIKDVAASADIRTPASTPAPASTPATRQHRFDVDAT from the coding sequence GTGTTCGAAAACCTCAACTGGTGGGAGATCGGCGCCCTCCTGCTGCTCGCGCTGCTCATCTTCGGTGACAAGCTGCCCAACGTGATCTCCGACGGCCTTCGCATGGTGCGCAACCTGCGCAACATGGCCCGAAACGCCACCGGCGACCTCAGTCGGGAGCTGGGCACGGACATCCAGCTCGAAGACCTGCACCCCAAGGCGTTCATCCGCAAGCACCTGCTCAGTGAGGAAGACGAGGAGGCGCTGCGCAAGCCGCTGCGGGGGATCTACGACACCGTCAAGACCGACCTCAACGGCGTCAAGGACGAGATCAAGGACGTGGCCGCCTCGGCCGACATCCGCACGCCGGCCAGCACGCCCGCGCCCGCGTCGACCCCGGCCACGCGGCAGCACCGCTTCGACGTCGACGCGACCTGA
- a CDS encoding PhzF family phenazine biosynthesis protein: MSTLDYQIVDVFTDRAFAGNPLAVVFGAHELATEQLLAIAREFNLSETVFILPPTDPDAATYRARIFTPKVELPFAGHPSVGAAVVQAGGPGRVIQECGAGLLPIEVTADGRATLTGGVPSIGPELDPAPLLAVAGLTAADFVGPAPRMAGCGIEFPYLAVRPDAVARAVLDHGAAVREGIDDVLIVGWDAATSRAHVRMFGPGVGVVEDPATGSAALGLGVWLVANGLLPGEGVSPYTVLQGTEIQRPSTLECTVAAEGGVAVRATVTGQVVPVAEGRITIP, from the coding sequence ATGTCGACCTTGGACTACCAGATCGTGGACGTGTTCACCGACCGGGCTTTCGCGGGCAACCCGCTCGCCGTGGTCTTCGGCGCTCATGAGCTGGCCACCGAGCAGCTGCTGGCCATCGCGCGGGAGTTCAACCTCTCGGAGACCGTGTTCATCCTGCCGCCCACCGACCCGGACGCGGCCACCTACCGCGCGCGGATCTTCACGCCGAAGGTGGAGCTGCCGTTCGCCGGTCATCCCAGCGTCGGCGCGGCCGTCGTACAGGCCGGCGGGCCAGGGCGGGTGATCCAGGAGTGCGGCGCCGGCCTGCTGCCGATCGAGGTGACCGCGGACGGCCGGGCCACGCTCACCGGCGGCGTACCCTCGATCGGTCCCGAACTCGACCCCGCGCCCCTGCTCGCCGTCGCCGGCCTGACCGCGGCGGACTTCGTCGGCCCGGCGCCGCGGATGGCTGGGTGCGGCATCGAGTTCCCGTACCTGGCCGTGCGTCCGGACGCCGTCGCCCGTGCGGTGCTCGACCATGGCGCTGCGGTTCGCGAGGGTATCGACGACGTGCTGATCGTCGGGTGGGACGCGGCCACGAGCCGCGCGCACGTGCGGATGTTCGGCCCCGGCGTCGGCGTGGTGGAGGATCCGGCCACCGGCTCGGCCGCGCTCGGGCTCGGCGTGTGGCTCGTGGCGAACGGGCTGCTGCCCGGCGAGGGCGTGTCGCCGTACACGGTGCTCCAGGGCACCGAGATCCAACGTCCGTCCACACTGGAGTGCACGGTGGCGGCCGAGGGTGGCGTGGCGGTGCGGGCGACCGTGACCGGTCAGGTCGTGCCGGTAGCTGAGGGCCGGATCACGATCCCCTGA